Proteins from one Paenibacillus amylolyticus genomic window:
- the pulA gene encoding type I pullulanase, which translates to MPEWTSFRYEGNDLGLTYTRAASTFKLWAPTAQQVDILIFEDEGQYNEDGKVQEHKGGREHSLTSDADGIWTLELSGDWAGQYYMYRITHNDKRIEVVVDPYARAVTANGQRTAIIDPETTNPVDWDLDVKPAFLRPVDAVLYELHVRDFSSDPHADIPYKGKYLAFTASGLTDQAGNSIGIDHLVELGVTHVHLLPVADYQTVNELATAEVGSNVRAPYNWGYDPQHYNVPEGSYATDPRDPAVRIREFKSLVQSLHRQGIRVVLDVVYNHTYSVEEGPFERIVPGYYYRYREDGTLSDGSGVGNELATERPMVQKYILDSLRYWAEEYHVDGFRFDLMALIDTETMNELTRELREQIDPAFLIYGEPWTGGDSPLDRKTLKGTQRGQGFAVFNDHFRSAIKGDSDGSGSGFITGAGGQEYEILRGLAGALDDFTSSPVEVVNYVTAHDNLNLWDKIATTLNLRHELGFPVWKDGQPVGGGSAESAVKAADPYRYVDADDVMDHEMVRRSLLSSGILLTSQGIPFLHSGDELLRSKAGDHNSYRSGDAVNAITWANKSRFRPVFDYYRGLIHLRRTHPAFRMIDAEQVRNHLRVIRADGNVVAFILQDGANQDTWNQIMVIYNGTEHEQHVDLGEGDWHVVVNDHQAGTDLIETVRGTVQVERWSLMVLYDTEHAGGAEPSTVEISFPRQVYSPKETTRLRAIVRDSIGNVVEKAPVSWTSSDPDIIQIQPDGTIHALERGEASITVHCGNITANCMLQVDYRHAERIEIVGEPVMYMTRISRFRALVLDQFGQPLQDANIRWSSSHPECAAVSAAGIVRAITSGVTHIIAEAGGIRASLAVTIHKQISRTVTLRYEREDRHYEGWDVWVWGTGMEDGAVRLEQVGNAAEARFRVAPGLHHLGLIIRLNGWEAKDTCGDRYVDIVPEDGDVHIIVRSGSDEMQIIRESEKTEDRDSA; encoded by the coding sequence ATGCCGGAATGGACTTCTTTTCGTTACGAAGGCAACGATCTTGGCTTAACATATACTCGTGCTGCAAGTACCTTTAAATTGTGGGCACCTACGGCACAACAGGTTGATATATTGATTTTTGAGGATGAAGGGCAGTACAACGAAGATGGCAAGGTGCAAGAGCATAAGGGTGGACGTGAACATTCTTTAACAAGTGATGCGGACGGAATATGGACGTTGGAGCTTTCAGGCGATTGGGCAGGACAATATTATATGTACCGAATCACCCATAATGACAAGCGGATTGAAGTGGTTGTTGATCCTTACGCCAGAGCGGTGACGGCTAATGGGCAACGAACAGCGATTATCGACCCTGAGACCACCAACCCGGTCGATTGGGACCTGGATGTCAAACCTGCTTTCCTGCGTCCTGTCGATGCTGTGTTGTATGAGTTGCATGTCCGTGATTTCTCCTCAGACCCACATGCAGATATTCCGTATAAGGGAAAATATCTGGCATTTACCGCATCCGGTCTGACGGATCAGGCCGGCAATAGCATTGGCATAGACCATCTTGTCGAACTGGGAGTCACTCATGTACATCTTCTGCCTGTGGCGGATTATCAGACCGTGAATGAACTCGCTACGGCAGAGGTTGGTTCGAATGTCAGAGCACCCTACAACTGGGGATATGATCCGCAACATTATAATGTTCCTGAAGGTTCCTACGCTACCGACCCTCGTGATCCGGCAGTTCGAATTCGGGAGTTCAAATCACTCGTACAATCGCTGCACAGGCAAGGCATCCGCGTTGTGCTTGATGTTGTCTATAATCATACGTATAGCGTGGAAGAAGGACCTTTTGAACGGATTGTACCCGGTTATTATTACCGTTATCGGGAGGATGGCACCCTCAGTGATGGTTCTGGTGTAGGCAATGAATTGGCGACAGAACGTCCAATGGTGCAAAAATATATTCTGGATTCTCTCCGTTATTGGGCAGAAGAATATCATGTGGACGGTTTTCGATTTGATCTTATGGCCTTGATTGATACGGAAACGATGAATGAATTGACACGCGAATTGCGAGAGCAGATTGACCCGGCATTTCTGATCTATGGGGAACCATGGACGGGTGGAGATTCACCCTTGGATCGCAAAACATTAAAAGGAACCCAGCGAGGTCAGGGATTTGCTGTATTTAATGATCACTTTCGCAGTGCAATCAAGGGCGATAGCGATGGCAGCGGCAGCGGGTTTATCACGGGTGCCGGAGGACAGGAATATGAGATTCTCAGAGGATTAGCCGGAGCACTGGATGATTTCACATCTTCACCTGTGGAAGTAGTCAATTATGTAACTGCCCATGACAACCTCAATCTGTGGGATAAAATAGCGACAACCTTGAACCTTAGACATGAATTGGGATTTCCCGTATGGAAGGACGGACAGCCCGTGGGTGGCGGGAGTGCTGAATCCGCTGTAAAAGCAGCAGATCCTTATCGGTATGTGGATGCAGATGATGTTATGGATCATGAGATGGTTCGTCGCTCGTTACTGTCGTCCGGCATTCTGCTGACTTCTCAAGGCATTCCGTTTCTGCATTCAGGGGATGAGCTGCTCAGGTCCAAAGCCGGTGATCATAACAGTTATCGGAGCGGCGATGCGGTGAACGCCATCACATGGGCCAACAAATCACGGTTCAGACCGGTGTTCGACTACTATCGTGGTCTTATTCATTTGCGGCGAACACATCCCGCTTTTCGCATGATTGATGCTGAACAGGTACGAAATCACCTACGTGTAATTCGTGCGGATGGCAATGTTGTTGCCTTTATCCTTCAGGATGGTGCGAATCAGGACACCTGGAATCAGATTATGGTCATTTATAACGGAACGGAACATGAGCAGCATGTGGACCTGGGGGAAGGGGACTGGCATGTCGTAGTCAATGATCATCAGGCAGGTACAGATCTGATCGAGACTGTTCGTGGTACTGTTCAGGTAGAACGATGGTCATTAATGGTATTGTATGACACAGAGCATGCCGGAGGTGCTGAACCGTCAACCGTGGAGATTAGTTTTCCTCGTCAGGTGTATAGCCCGAAGGAGACGACTCGACTGCGTGCAATCGTACGGGACAGTATTGGCAATGTAGTGGAGAAAGCCCCGGTTAGCTGGACTTCTTCTGACCCGGATATTATTCAGATCCAGCCTGATGGAACAATCCATGCACTGGAGCGAGGAGAAGCTTCGATTACAGTGCACTGTGGAAATATAACGGCGAATTGTATGTTACAAGTGGATTATCGTCATGCTGAACGAATTGAAATCGTTGGCGAACCTGTCATGTATATGACTCGAATCAGTCGCTTCCGTGCCTTGGTTCTGGATCAATTCGGTCAGCCGCTTCAGGATGCGAATATACGCTGGAGCTCCTCTCATCCAGAATGTGCTGCGGTGAGTGCAGCAGGAATTGTACGTGCGATAACCTCTGGAGTAACCCATATTATTGCCGAAGCTGGAGGAATCAGGGCATCTCTTGCCGTGACGATTCACAAACAGATTTCGCGAACCGTCACGCTCCGATATGAACGGGAAGACCGGCATTATGAAGGTTGGGATGTCTGGGTATGGGGCACAGGTATGGAAGACGGCGCAGTTCGGCTGGAACAAGTAGGAAATGCCGCAGAAGCCCGCTTCCGCGTAGCTCCAGGTTTGCATCACCTGGGGTTGATCATTCGCTTGAATGGATGGGAAGCCAAAGATACGTGTGGAGACCGTTACGTGGACATTGTACCTGAAGATGGGGACGTGCATATAATTGTCCGTAGCGGATCAGACGAGATGCAGATCATTCGCGAAAGCGAAAAAACGGAGGATCGTGACAGCGCGTAG
- a CDS encoding 50S ribosomal protein L25: MKSNGKMAQLTATPRTEKKGAALRLLRQGGRVPAVVYGPGQEGASIHVDEKEMLKVARTGRSEMFNLNVKGGKTIPVLIKDQQERNGRLLHVDFLQISKNKPISVSVTIDFQGTAAGSKAGGVFQTQETQLEVEGLPADLPTSIEVDVSGLDIGDRLTAADIKLDKGLTLITSPESIIASVMPPQAVEEEPTASAEEAEPAAEEKAAEE, translated from the coding sequence ATGAAATCCAACGGAAAAATGGCTCAACTTACAGCAACGCCAAGAACTGAAAAGAAAGGTGCAGCACTGCGCCTGTTAAGACAAGGTGGACGAGTTCCGGCTGTCGTTTATGGCCCGGGACAAGAAGGTGCCTCCATACATGTAGATGAAAAGGAAATGCTGAAAGTGGCACGCACAGGCCGCTCCGAAATGTTCAACCTGAATGTTAAGGGTGGTAAAACGATTCCCGTACTGATCAAGGATCAGCAAGAGCGTAACGGACGTTTGCTGCATGTCGACTTTTTGCAAATTTCCAAGAACAAACCAATCAGCGTAAGTGTAACAATCGACTTCCAGGGTACAGCAGCCGGTTCAAAAGCGGGTGGTGTATTCCAAACACAGGAAACACAATTGGAAGTAGAGGGTTTGCCAGCGGATCTGCCAACTTCCATTGAGGTTGATGTGAGCGGATTAGACATTGGTGATCGCTTGACTGCTGCGGATATCAAATTGGATAAAGGTCTGACACTGATAACATCACCTGAATCCATCATCGCTTCCGTTATGCCGCCACAAGCAGTTGAAGAAGAGCCAACGGCTTCTGCTGAGGAAGCTGAACCGGCAGCTGAAGAAAAAGCTGCAGAAGAATAA
- a CDS encoding WYL domain-containing protein: protein MTEKLIRLLRILQAIQANPGISAKELALKCGTTVRTIYRDLRILDRVAPIMNEGYGKGYRFIGEFAMYPLDFTEQEAMVFSMLPSVVDTSKLPAEFDSAFDKVMSAHTKLKSRNSDIVENIAGIIRMGTPAYREEGKDPNLLIPIIEAILSQQTIRTQYHTLTRNEITVRDIDPYYLIPRDQRFYLIGYCHLLQKVRLFRISRFLDVTRTNDGFDKGDFNITQYMKNTWSIDRGDEHIHFKVRFSEKAAPYIKEEEMFVRPRMTNMSDGGLLFEVTLNSSREFLKWLYQFGPEAEVLEPREFRIEIRRQLVEWLEHYETDIPMLKF, encoded by the coding sequence ATGACAGAGAAATTAATTCGTCTGCTGCGTATACTTCAGGCTATACAAGCAAATCCTGGAATTTCGGCCAAGGAGTTGGCGCTGAAATGCGGTACGACTGTACGCACGATTTATCGTGATCTCCGGATTTTGGATAGGGTGGCCCCGATTATGAATGAAGGATACGGCAAGGGTTACCGATTTATTGGTGAGTTCGCCATGTATCCATTAGATTTTACTGAACAGGAAGCCATGGTCTTCTCCATGCTTCCATCCGTAGTTGATACCTCCAAGTTACCTGCTGAGTTCGATTCGGCTTTTGACAAGGTCATGTCGGCTCATACCAAATTAAAATCAAGAAACAGTGACATTGTAGAGAATATTGCGGGAATTATTCGGATGGGCACGCCAGCTTATCGTGAAGAAGGAAAAGACCCTAATTTGCTGATTCCCATCATTGAAGCTATTCTAAGCCAGCAAACCATTCGCACTCAATATCATACGCTGACAAGAAATGAGATCACAGTCCGGGATATCGATCCCTATTATCTCATTCCGCGTGATCAACGTTTTTATTTGATTGGCTATTGCCATTTGCTGCAAAAAGTTCGATTGTTTCGGATCAGCCGTTTTTTGGATGTGACACGAACAAATGACGGTTTCGACAAGGGTGATTTCAACATAACGCAGTATATGAAGAACACATGGTCTATTGACCGTGGCGATGAGCATATCCATTTCAAGGTAAGATTCTCCGAGAAAGCGGCCCCCTACATAAAGGAAGAAGAAATGTTTGTCCGCCCGCGAATGACGAATATGTCGGATGGGGGCTTGTTATTTGAAGTGACACTGAATAGCAGCCGAGAATTTTTGAAATGGTTGTATCAATTTGGACCTGAGGCAGAGGTGCTTGAACCTCGTGAGTTTCGTATAGAGATACGCAGGCAACTTGTCGAGTGGTTGGAACATTATGAAACCGATATACCTATGTTAAAATTTTAA
- a CDS encoding HIRAN domain-containing protein, giving the protein MSTKLFAAMYGMEHFHGVQALHVGDTVYLVKDPDNRLDHQAIKVVIPPIGAVGYIVNDPLIVPHGCWIGQHSTMCFIN; this is encoded by the coding sequence ATGAGTACCAAATTATTTGCAGCGATGTATGGAATGGAACACTTCCATGGCGTGCAAGCTTTACATGTGGGGGATACCGTGTATCTCGTCAAAGATCCAGATAATCGCTTGGATCATCAAGCGATTAAGGTGGTTATTCCACCGATCGGAGCCGTAGGTTATATCGTTAATGATCCGCTTATTGTACCGCATGGATGTTGGATCGGGCAGCATTCTACGATGTGTTTCATCAACTAA
- a CDS encoding glycosyltransferase family 4 protein: MKIAMVAPEKLPVPGNGSVEICILGIARELAHRHQVTIISRQMEGLTTTEQIDGITIQRVPASSPDRYTKAVIRLLSKQPYDVIQVDNRPRSMATVKRAFPHTPVVLYLHSLTFAQPGPSRLTSLKKADWIAVNSQSLRQRLGRRFPLVKRRMSVVPLGADLSRFRPVESADEQVQLRTQFGITQPFSILYVGRLIPGKGVDVLIRATAILQRQMPVQLVVAGKGPPYYVRKLRELAHKLKVHVSFRGQINHEHIDRLYRAVDCLVCPSQEHEAFGLVNVEAMASGLPVIASDNGGIREIIESGVNGYLVTAYQHPQRFASCLHKLASNPSFAKMLGKSGRDSARAHFSWARTAIHLEATYTRLIRK; this comes from the coding sequence ATGAAAATTGCTATGGTTGCACCCGAAAAATTACCTGTGCCAGGCAACGGTTCCGTGGAAATCTGTATACTGGGAATCGCTCGCGAACTTGCACACCGCCATCAGGTGACCATCATAAGTCGTCAAATGGAAGGTCTCACCACCACAGAACAGATCGATGGAATCACCATTCAACGCGTTCCTGCATCAAGTCCTGACAGGTATACCAAAGCAGTCATTCGTCTGTTATCCAAACAACCCTATGATGTCATTCAGGTCGATAACAGGCCCAGAAGTATGGCGACCGTCAAACGAGCTTTTCCACATACTCCCGTTGTACTCTATCTTCACTCCTTAACGTTTGCCCAGCCCGGACCTTCCAGACTCACATCGTTGAAAAAGGCTGATTGGATTGCCGTCAACAGCCAATCCCTGAGACAAAGGCTAGGCCGCAGATTCCCGTTGGTAAAACGCCGAATGAGTGTTGTACCCTTGGGTGCAGATCTGAGCCGGTTCAGGCCTGTTGAATCCGCCGATGAACAGGTTCAACTGCGTACCCAATTTGGAATAACCCAACCATTCTCTATTCTCTATGTCGGCAGGCTTATCCCTGGAAAAGGTGTAGACGTATTAATTCGTGCAACTGCCATTCTTCAGCGACAGATGCCTGTTCAACTGGTTGTTGCAGGCAAAGGACCTCCATATTACGTGCGTAAACTACGCGAACTTGCCCATAAGCTAAAAGTCCATGTTTCCTTCCGTGGTCAGATAAACCATGAGCATATCGATCGGTTGTATCGGGCCGTCGATTGTCTGGTGTGCCCCTCTCAAGAACATGAAGCTTTTGGCCTGGTTAATGTTGAAGCGATGGCATCAGGCTTGCCCGTCATTGCTTCTGATAACGGAGGCATTCGTGAGATTATTGAATCAGGTGTCAATGGATACCTTGTCACCGCTTATCAGCATCCCCAACGTTTCGCCTCTTGTCTGCACAAACTCGCAAGCAACCCCTCTTTTGCCAAGATGTTAGGAAAGTCCGGCCGAGACAGTGCAAGGGCACACTTCAGTTGGGCCAGAACCGCCATACATCTGGAAGCTACCTATACCAGGCTCATCCGTAAATGA
- a CDS encoding DUF3817 domain-containing protein has protein sequence MLHSMLGRFRLMLWLQGISYVLLLFVAFPLRDAGVMPQAVTWFGNLYGFLFLMYLLFMVSMYTSQKWRLRRPIALFFISFVPLGNMIYDILVFRKLYRQLNKA, from the coding sequence ATGTTACATTCTATGCTGGGTCGCTTCCGGCTGATGTTGTGGTTGCAGGGAATTTCGTATGTGTTGTTACTGTTTGTTGCTTTTCCGTTGAGAGATGCTGGGGTTATGCCGCAGGCTGTCACGTGGTTTGGCAATTTGTACGGTTTTTTATTTTTAATGTATTTGTTATTTATGGTGAGTATGTACACCTCACAGAAGTGGCGTCTCCGACGTCCAATTGCCCTGTTCTTCATTTCTTTCGTTCCACTGGGCAATATGATCTACGATATTTTGGTATTCCGTAAGCTGTACCGTCAACTAAATAAAGCTTGA
- a CDS encoding GlsB/YeaQ/YmgE family stress response membrane protein, whose protein sequence is MGWLWSLIIGGIIGWLAGLIVGRDIPGGVIGNIIAGFIGGWLGGVILGDMGPEMGGFHIVPALIGAIVLVAIVSLIFRSMGRSRG, encoded by the coding sequence ATGGGTTGGTTATGGTCATTAATTATCGGTGGTATCATTGGATGGTTGGCAGGTTTGATCGTTGGTCGTGACATCCCGGGTGGTGTTATTGGTAACATCATTGCCGGTTTCATTGGTGGATGGTTAGGTGGAGTAATCTTGGGTGATATGGGTCCTGAGATGGGCGGATTCCACATTGTACCTGCGTTGATTGGTGCGATTGTACTTGTAGCGATCGTAAGCTTGATCTTCCGTTCGATGGGTCGTAGTCGCGGGTAA
- the msrA gene encoding peptide-methionine (S)-S-oxide reductase MsrA has protein sequence MEKATFAGGCFWCMVTPFEEQPGIHGIISGYTGGHVEHPTYEEVKTGETGHVEVVEITFDPDVFPYERLLELYWPQIDPTDDGGQFQDRGTQYRTAIFVHNKRQRELAEQSKQELAASGRFSQPIVTEIRDAAVFYPAEDYHQDYHKKNEKHYKEDRALSGRDEFIDENWK, from the coding sequence ATGGAAAAAGCTACATTCGCCGGCGGATGTTTCTGGTGTATGGTTACACCGTTTGAAGAACAACCGGGCATTCATGGCATTATATCGGGTTATACTGGCGGTCACGTCGAGCATCCAACATATGAGGAAGTCAAAACCGGAGAGACCGGTCATGTGGAAGTGGTTGAGATTACATTTGATCCGGATGTATTCCCTTACGAACGATTGCTGGAGCTGTACTGGCCTCAGATTGATCCGACGGACGACGGAGGTCAATTCCAGGATCGGGGGACGCAGTACCGTACGGCGATCTTTGTGCATAATAAACGTCAGCGTGAGCTTGCTGAACAGTCCAAGCAGGAGTTGGCAGCCAGCGGACGATTCAGTCAACCGATTGTTACGGAAATTCGGGATGCAGCTGTATTCTATCCGGCTGAAGACTATCACCAGGATTACCATAAGAAGAACGAGAAACATTATAAGGAAGACCGTGCGTTATCCGGACGGGACGAATTTATAGACGAGAATTGGAAATAG
- a CDS encoding restriction endonuclease, giving the protein MNWSEHVTLWVIGIIVILLLLAWIIRRVIGRGQRIRSEANPRKITIKDIDKMEDGSEFELYLYHLFEELGYNEVHKTTSSRDFGADLVFVDRLGRRSVVQAKRYGANHPVGLSAVQEIYTSMRYYEADRSIVLTSARYTEACRTLAAVNGVKLLDREDLMELILLFKARRVEEALELIEEDDHEPIETWQSRRKRQSR; this is encoded by the coding sequence ATGAACTGGAGTGAACATGTGACCCTATGGGTCATAGGAATTATTGTCATATTACTACTGCTGGCCTGGATTATTCGCCGTGTTATCGGGCGCGGGCAGCGAATACGAAGTGAAGCCAATCCTCGGAAGATTACGATCAAGGACATCGATAAAATGGAGGATGGTTCGGAGTTTGAATTATATCTCTATCATTTATTCGAAGAGCTCGGGTACAATGAGGTTCATAAAACGACGAGCAGCCGGGATTTCGGGGCCGATCTGGTGTTTGTTGATAGACTTGGCAGACGAAGTGTTGTGCAAGCGAAGCGATATGGCGCAAACCATCCCGTAGGATTAAGTGCGGTGCAGGAAATATATACGTCCATGCGTTATTATGAAGCCGACCGGTCGATTGTATTAACGTCCGCCCGATACACTGAAGCTTGCCGGACGCTTGCAGCAGTCAATGGAGTGAAATTGCTGGACCGGGAAGACCTGATGGAATTAATTCTGTTATTCAAAGCCAGAAGAGTAGAAGAAGCACTGGAATTGATCGAAGAAGATGATCATGAACCCATTGAGACGTGGCAGTCCCGGCGAAAACGGCAATCCCGCTAA
- a CDS encoding crosslink repair DNA glycosylase YcaQ family protein, with translation MTTALHLNKKIVRRFLLHTQALLGRWPAVSLPSGPDQVLSLIRSLGCVQIDPVAAVTGNQHLVLGARDPGYTADSLNALLSEHKVFEYFANAACVIPIEDYALFEPVRARLRERLAPSLQGLEKTVQHVLQRLKEEGPLPSRAFRAVERVSGYWDSADVPKTKDTTLALNLLLDSAVIRVVARQGNERYFHITEDILQQQGLPLEEDTDMLVQRQALMDKYIHAYRVVDARDPRLGWLKSTAAERRADIAARVSDGRMIPLKVEDVANPYYIRAEDEDMLMQMEREEPHYDPSGPVRFLPPLDNLLWRRERIVDLFDFHYKWEIYTPEVKRTYGYYAMPILHGDRLIGRMDPRLDRKTGVLTVRLLSMEETAPPVAEWMNDFREGLQFFATMHGARSISIEKTVPKELKSSLNRYEQGIYEKCIETEIGMDKRI, from the coding sequence ATGACAACTGCGCTGCATCTGAATAAAAAAATCGTTCGGCGTTTTTTGCTGCATACGCAAGCTTTACTGGGACGTTGGCCCGCAGTTTCCTTACCTTCGGGACCCGATCAAGTTCTGAGTTTGATTCGCTCCCTCGGCTGCGTGCAGATCGATCCTGTGGCTGCTGTAACCGGAAACCAGCATTTGGTGCTGGGTGCTCGTGACCCGGGTTATACGGCTGACAGCCTTAATGCGCTGCTCAGTGAACACAAGGTGTTTGAATATTTTGCCAATGCTGCTTGTGTCATACCGATCGAGGATTATGCACTCTTTGAACCTGTGCGTGCCCGGTTAAGGGAGCGTCTGGCTCCGTCCCTGCAAGGTCTGGAGAAAACAGTACAGCATGTGTTACAGCGTTTGAAGGAAGAAGGACCTTTACCATCAAGAGCCTTCCGTGCTGTTGAGCGGGTAAGTGGTTACTGGGACAGTGCAGATGTGCCGAAGACGAAGGATACCACACTTGCACTGAATCTACTTTTAGACTCTGCTGTGATTCGTGTGGTGGCGAGGCAGGGGAACGAACGTTATTTTCATATTACCGAAGACATATTGCAGCAACAAGGACTTCCATTGGAAGAAGATACTGATATGTTGGTCCAGAGACAGGCTCTCATGGATAAATACATTCATGCGTATCGCGTCGTGGATGCCCGGGATCCCCGTCTGGGTTGGCTAAAATCTACAGCTGCTGAACGACGCGCCGATATTGCAGCCCGTGTGTCAGATGGACGAATGATTCCGCTTAAGGTGGAGGACGTGGCAAACCCTTATTATATACGTGCTGAAGATGAGGATATGCTAATGCAAATGGAGAGGGAAGAGCCACACTATGATCCATCTGGCCCGGTCCGTTTCCTGCCGCCACTGGACAACCTGTTATGGAGAAGAGAACGGATTGTCGATTTATTCGATTTTCATTATAAATGGGAGATTTATACGCCAGAGGTGAAAAGAACCTACGGTTATTATGCCATGCCGATTCTTCATGGTGATCGGTTGATCGGACGCATGGACCCGCGACTTGATCGCAAAACGGGAGTCCTTACAGTTCGCTTGTTGTCCATGGAAGAAACGGCTCCACCTGTGGCGGAATGGATGAACGATTTTCGGGAGGGGCTGCAATTCTTTGCAACCATGCATGGGGCGCGTTCCATCTCTATTGAGAAGACGGTACCGAAAGAGCTGAAAAGCAGCTTAAATCGATATGAGCAGGGGATATACGAAAAATGTATTGAGACGGAAATTGGAATGGATAAGAGGATCTAG
- the fabV gene encoding enoyl-ACP reductase FabV translates to MIIKPRTRGFICTTSHPVGCAAQVQEQIDYVKSQPELKGPRNVLVIGASTGYGLASRVVSAFGAGANTIGIYRPSSSTEKRTASAGWYNSAAFEKAAEEAGLKSYSITGDAFANETRDKAVELIRSELGQVDLVVYSVASARRIDPNTGEVYNSVLKPIGQSYTNKTVNFHTGEISSVTLEPATEEEIRQTVTVMGGDDWELWMDALQQGGVLADDATTIAFSYIGPELTHAIYRDGSIGQAKNHLEATAHKLNDRLSAKGGRAYVTVAKALVTQSSSAIPVVPLYISALYKVMKEKGLHEGCIEQLQRLFADRLYAGGEVPTDAEGRIRIDDWEMRADVQEEVAKLWNELTTENIYDLSDLEGYRREFFQLFGFETDGVDYEADVDPNVEMPHLVN, encoded by the coding sequence ATGATTATTAAACCAAGAACACGTGGTTTTATTTGTACCACTTCCCATCCTGTAGGTTGCGCTGCGCAAGTACAGGAACAGATTGATTATGTGAAATCCCAACCGGAATTAAAAGGACCGCGTAACGTGCTCGTGATTGGTGCTTCCACCGGATACGGTCTGGCGTCACGCGTTGTCTCTGCTTTTGGAGCAGGAGCAAATACGATCGGCATATACCGTCCTAGCAGTTCTACAGAAAAACGCACAGCTTCAGCAGGCTGGTACAACTCCGCTGCATTTGAGAAAGCCGCGGAAGAAGCAGGCCTGAAATCGTACAGCATCACAGGTGATGCATTCGCAAATGAAACACGAGACAAAGCCGTTGAACTGATTCGCAGTGAACTCGGTCAAGTGGATCTGGTTGTGTACAGCGTTGCGTCCGCACGACGTATTGATCCAAACACGGGCGAAGTTTACAACTCTGTGTTGAAGCCTATTGGACAATCCTACACGAACAAAACGGTAAATTTCCACACAGGCGAGATCAGCTCGGTTACTCTGGAGCCGGCTACTGAAGAAGAAATTCGTCAGACGGTAACCGTGATGGGTGGAGACGATTGGGAACTATGGATGGATGCCCTACAACAAGGCGGCGTGCTTGCAGATGATGCAACAACGATTGCGTTCTCCTACATCGGACCTGAACTTACCCATGCCATTTATCGTGATGGTTCCATCGGTCAGGCGAAGAACCATCTGGAAGCCACAGCACACAAGCTGAATGATCGTTTAAGTGCCAAAGGCGGACGTGCTTACGTAACTGTAGCCAAAGCGCTCGTGACTCAATCCAGCTCCGCGATTCCAGTGGTGCCACTGTACATCTCTGCTTTGTACAAAGTCATGAAAGAAAAAGGCTTGCATGAGGGATGCATCGAGCAATTGCAGCGTCTGTTCGCTGATCGCCTGTATGCGGGTGGAGAAGTTCCAACCGATGCCGAAGGTCGCATTCGCATTGACGATTGGGAGATGAGAGCTGACGTTCAGGAAGAAGTGGCGAAACTCTGGAATGAATTGACCACAGAGAATATCTACGATCTGTCCGATCTGGAAGGGTATCGTCGCGAATTCTTCCAGCTGTTTGGTTTTGAAACCGATGGTGTGGATTATGAAGCAGACGTTGATCCAAACGTTGAAATGCCGCATCTGGTGAACTAA